The Bradyrhizobium oligotrophicum S58 genome contains the following window.
GCGCTTCGGGCTGCCGCTGCTGGTCGGCGCCTCGCGCAAGCGCTTCATCAATTCGGTGGTGACGTCGGAACCGCAGCAACGGCTCGGCGGATCGATCGCGGCGCATCTCATCGCGGCTCAGCGCGGCGCTGCGATCATCCGGGCGCACGACGTCGCCGAGACGGTTCAGGCCGTGCGCGTGGCAGCAAGCATCGAGGCACTGGGATGACCGATACGATCTTCATCAAGGGCGTCCTGATCCATGCGCGTCACGGCGTGCTGGAGCATGAGAGCGAGGTCGGGCAGCGCTTTGTGATCGATCTCGAGCTCTACACGGACCTGTCGGACTCCTCGCGCAGCGACCGCCTCGCCGACACGGTGTCCTACTCCAACGTGGTGGAGACCGCGACCGCGGCCTTCAAGGACACCAACTACCGCCTGCTCGAACGTGCCGCCGGCGCCGTGGCCGATGCCATCCTGTCGACCTTCGCGCGTATTCGCGCCGTGAAGGTCACGGTGCACAAGCCGCATGCGCCGATCGCCGCCATCTTCGAGGATGTCGGCGTGGTGTTGACGCGCTCGCGCCATCCGTGACCGCGATGGCCAGCGCGCTGATTGCTCTCGGTGGCAATGTCGGCGACGTCCGAGCGACCTTTCGGCTGGCCATTGCAGAGATCTGCCGGCGCGCGCAGGCCACGCTGGCCGCGCGCTCCTCCGACTACGCCACCCCGCCCTGGGGCGAAGAGCAGCAGCCGCCATTCGTCAACGCGTGCATCGCGATTGACACCGCGATCGCGCCGCGTGCACTGCTCGCCATTCTGCACGATGTCGAGCGCATGTTCGGTCGCAATCGTGCGCAGGAGACGCGATGGGGTCCGCGCACCCTCGACCTCGATTTGATCGCCTATGACGACGTAACCCTCGACACGCCTGATCTCACGCTGCCGCATCCGCGGCTGTTCGAGCGTGGCTTCGTGCTGGTACCGCTGGCGGAGATCGTGCCCGAGCGCCGGATTGCCGGGCGCCGCGTCGACGAGGCGGTGACACGCGTTTCGCGCGACGGAATCCGGCCGCTGCCCTCCGCCGAATAGCCGAGAGGCACGGCGAAACAACCGTTTGGCTTGGCGGTCGCGACGTGGCATTTTGCGCCACAACAATCGCGATAACAGACGCCCGGGAGACGCGAGCCGACATGACGACCGAGACCGACAATCTGCGATTTGCCGCCGATTTTGCTCCGGCCAGCGAGGCGGACTGGCGCAAGCTGGTCGATGGCGTGTTGAAGGGCGCGGCGTTCGAGAGACTGGTCGGCAAGACCTATGACGGGCTCGAGATCCAGCCGATCTATCCGCGCGCCAAGGATGCCGCGCCGGTCGCCGGCCGCGCACCGGCAGCGGCTTGGCAGGTGATGCAGCGCGTCGATCATCCCGATCCGGCCAAGGCCAACACGCAGGCGCTGCTCGATCTCGAGAATGGCGCGACCGGCCTGACGCTGGTATTCGCCGGATCGAATGCGGCGCACGGATTTGGCCTTGCAGCTGACAAGGACGCGCTGGCGCGCGCGCTCGACGGCGTGCATCTCGACGCTGCGATTGCGATCGAATTGCAGCTCGGTGAGTCCTCCGTGGCGGCCGCTTCGCTGCTCGCCGACGACGTCCGGCAGCGCGGCTTCAAGCCATCAGCCTGCGACATTCGTTTCGGCCTCGATCCGATCGGGGACGCCGCCAGCCGCGGCGCGAGCGCGCATGACGCCTCGACGCTCGGTGGCAACTCGGGCGCGCTGGTGAAGCAACTGCACGGTGCCGGCTTCAAAGGCCCGTTCCTGGCCGCTGACGGTCGCGTCGTGCACGATTCCGGCGGGTCGGAAGCGCAGGAGCTCGCCTTCGTGCTCGCCTCCGCCGTCGCCTATCTGCGTGCGCTCGAAGCGAGCAGCATCGCGCTGGACACCGCGCGCGAGCTGATCTATGCGCGGCTCGCCGCCGACACCGATCAGTTCCTGAGTTTGGCGAAATTCCGCAGCCTTCGCCGACTGTGGGCGCGCGTCGAAGAGGCCTGCGGCCTGGCGCCAAAGCCGCTCTTCATCTCCGGCGAGACGGCGTGGCGCATGCTCACCCGGCGCGATCCCTATGTGAACAT
Protein-coding sequences here:
- the folB gene encoding dihydroneopterin aldolase, with amino-acid sequence MTDTIFIKGVLIHARHGVLEHESEVGQRFVIDLELYTDLSDSSRSDRLADTVSYSNVVETATAAFKDTNYRLLERAAGAVADAILSTFARIRAVKVTVHKPHAPIAAIFEDVGVVLTRSRHP
- the folK gene encoding 2-amino-4-hydroxy-6-hydroxymethyldihydropteridine diphosphokinase, whose amino-acid sequence is MASALIALGGNVGDVRATFRLAIAEICRRAQATLAARSSDYATPPWGEEQQPPFVNACIAIDTAIAPRALLAILHDVERMFGRNRAQETRWGPRTLDLDLIAYDDVTLDTPDLTLPHPRLFERGFVLVPLAEIVPERRIAGRRVDEAVTRVSRDGIRPLPSAE
- a CDS encoding methylmalonyl-CoA mutase subunit beta; the encoded protein is MTTETDNLRFAADFAPASEADWRKLVDGVLKGAAFERLVGKTYDGLEIQPIYPRAKDAAPVAGRAPAAAWQVMQRVDHPDPAKANTQALLDLENGATGLTLVFAGSNAAHGFGLAADKDALARALDGVHLDAAIAIELQLGESSVAAASLLADDVRQRGFKPSACDIRFGLDPIGDAASRGASAHDASTLGGNSGALVKQLHGAGFKGPFLAADGRVVHDSGGSEAQELAFVLASAVAYLRALEASSIALDTARELIYARLAADTDQFLSLAKFRSLRRLWARVEEACGLAPKPLFISGETAWRMLTRRDPYVNMLRATIATFAAGLGGANAVTVLPHTAALGLPDTFARRVARNTQLVLLEESNLARVADPAAGAGGLEALTSALCTSAWALFQEIEKAGGIVAALQAGLIQSKVAAVRQARDANIARRRDVLTGASEFPNLGEAEVAVEAVAPLAAPAIANAALTFAPLAPIRLADGFEQLRDRSDGLLKRKGQRPSVFLANLGTAADFTARATFARSFFEAGGIAAVEGQVDGQGASDPAALAQAFAASGAAIVCLCSSDKVYAEAAVPAARALQAAGARHIYLAGRGGEHEAALRDAGVGSFVFAGGDALKTLADAYAHLESA